GAGAAATTAGAAATTGTGCTGGAGAAGGAAAATGCACCTATACAAGCCGAGACGAATTAGGATATGCCTATGCTAAAATGCTAACAGAAAGCACTCATAATGGTTTCACATATAACCTTGTAGGCGAAGGTATCACACAGAGCCAATTGACGACATTCATTAATCAAGTTTTTGGTACGCAGTTAACCTTTAATGCTGTCTCAGTTGAAGATTATTTAGCTGAAAGAAAGGCTGAGTTAGGCGAATTTATAGGGACCGTTATTGCAGGAATTTATGAAGGTATTAAGAATGGTGCAAACGATGTCCCTTCAGACTTTGAAAAAGCAGCAGGAAGACCACATTTATCTCCACTGGCAATGATGGAAAGTTTTAAGAAAAGTAATCCACAGTTATAATTATACATAAAGTGAGCATCATTGAGAAAATCTTGAAAAAGGTAGTTTTAGACGAGGCAACCATCTCAGAAAAAATAGAACTATCGAATAATGCCTTTAGAATACGCTTGCAAGGTGAAAGCATTAAGAAAAGCAATTTTACACCAGGCTATTTCCTTAGAATGGGAATTGGGATAGGTAAGGAAGAAGTGTCGATGAAAGACAAAATACGCAGTTACAGCATATGGGATGTAAATAAGTCCGAAGGGTATATGGATCTCGCAATTGCCACTCACAGCAATGGAATTGGCTCGCAATGGACAATTGATTGCGAAGTGGGTGAAAGTGTTTATTTCAAAGTCAAGAAAGGAAACTTTCTTGCCGATGCTTCTGCGGATAGTTATATCATGATTGGTGATCTTTCTGCCCTGTCACACCTATACATGATCAATCGAAATATTGGTATTGGTAAACAAGTAGAGAGCATCATTTACAGTCAAGAAAAGAGTGACTTATTCCGCGATATTGACGGACGTACTCCCTTTGACTTTTATGAATTCTCACCCAATCCTAGTAACGAAATCATTGCAAAATTAAAAGAAATAGTACCAAGCTTAAGTGGAAAAAGAATGGTCTACATCGCAGGTGACAGCAGAGTATGTGTGGCATTAAACCAATATTTTAGAAAAGAACTGAATTGGGCGATAAAAACGAAACCATTTTGGAACCCTATAAAAAAGGGTTTGGAATAAGTCTTTTAAGGACACCAATAAACTTTAATAAGCTGTTTAAAAGCTACTTAAAACTTGAGTAGCGTCTATTAAGTATTTTTTATAATTCATTTTATAGATCAAAAAGGATTAACTTTATACCAGCCATTGAATTTCATGGTCAACTTTAATTAGTGATCTAAATGAAAAAATCAACTAAATATTTATTACTCGCAGCACTTTTCTTGGTTGGGTTTCTTATGATTCAATACACGAATATCTATGGCGATTCAACTTGGGCAAAAGCCTTTTTCTTAATTGGTGCGGCATCTTTTCTACTTGGTGGTATATCACTAAAAAGAAAGGAATGAGGTTTACACAATACACATATTACTAGCGATTTAGCTAACTTATCTTTTGTGTCAGTAAAATTTTCTTTAGATTAGTTAATGCTAAACATGATCTAGAAACTATACCTATTCGCTAGGTATCAATAATTTATTGACAATGAACAAAATCAAACTTAAAAGCTCCATATCCATAGGTTTCCTATTATTTATCTGTTTTGGATGCCAAGAAGCTAAAGAAAACACTAAAACTTCCAGTGAAGAGCTTAAAGCTCAAATTAGGACGCAAGTAGACAGTTTATACCTAGAATATGAGAAATTCGGATACGAGTGGATTGATTTTTATGCCGATGAATTTACTGCCATATATCCAGAAACTCCGGTCAAATTGACCAATAAAGACTCTCTTAAATCACAATGGGAAGGTATATATAAAAAATACGATGTCCAACTTGTAGACAGAGGCGAACCTACGATTATAGAATCAGAAGACATGGCTATCTCGTACAATAGCTTCAATGAAATTTTCATCAATAAAGAAACAAGAGACACTATCAAAAATGTAGGAACGTATATCATTGCTTGGAAAAGACAAGCTGACGACTCTTGGAAAATAGAATTTGAAACATTGCAAAATAACTAGCTGCATTGTTCCTAATTGAAACGTATATGCAAAACTGCATACATAGGAACAAATAGTTCCAGTTTTTTCAACAATATATATATGAAGGATTGTGGTTGGGGCAACTCTAAACGGGTCTAACTTGCCACATGATAAAACAAATCTTTTTAGTAACTGCAATTCTTATTTCTGGCTCTTTAGCTACTCAAGCTCAAATAGACTTTAAGAAGGCAAACAAGTCGAATACATGGCTTAAGCTAGGCTTAAATACCGCCTTGCCAATCAGCAGTTTAGGTAAAACACAAAACTTTGGAATTGGCGTGGATGCTAGTATTCAATTTTTAGAAACGAAAGCGTCTGGAGTTGGCGTGAAGGTGGGTTATATCAACTATTTTGGCAAAGGAAATAATGACAATGTGGGAGTGCTTCCTGTGGCTGTAATGCTACGTTATTACCCAGAATCCGTAGGTTGGTTTGCTGGCTTAGAATTAGGCTATGCTTTCGTCAATGGATTGGACAGAACAGATGGAGGATATTTTGTAAGACCACAGGTAGGTTTACACTACGATTACTGGAATTTCTTTGGTTACTATGACACTATTCTTGTTCAAGAAGTGGGTGGCTCAAATTTAAATGCACTGGGCTTGGGTGTTACTTACAACTTACATTTTAAGTAAAAAGTCAGGATTAATATCTCAAAATAGATACTAGTAGAATTTTACACATTTCAAAAATAACAAACCGCCCAGCCAAATACATAAGTAATAATGTATCAACTGGACGGCTTAAAATGGATCAATACTAAATGAAGAGATTATTTTAATTTCAGATCAACGTAACCTCAATTAGTAGTAGAGATCAATTCCCAAACTTCACTTTGGGTTAAAGTGCGAGAATCATTCATTATTTTGTTCATTCTTTCCCAACTCATTTCTGGATTTACCTTTTCATGTACTTTACGATAGCTTTGCTGATTGTTCATATCAGCCCAAGTGTCGTAAAAATCTACTGTTGTAAAATCAAATGGTTGGGCTTCTCCACGTGGCATAACTTTTTGGTACATTCCCCAAGCAGACCTTCCTCCATTCTTCATCATTTCTACATGTATTGGTTTAATCAGTTTTCTTTCGAAGTTTTCGTATTCTTCATATTTACCATCTTTCACCTTCATATAGTTGACGACCAGATACTTTGCTTGCTTTGTGCTTTTGGGATCTGCTTGTAAAAAATCCATTCCGTAAAACACACTAGAGGTTGTCAAATCACGTAATGAACCTATCGCCATGGCTTTGGTTGCCATTTCTTTACCAAATACTTTTTCACCTTCGCTTAATAAATTGCCATACGTATTTTCTAGTTTATTGAAACCTTGAACAGTGGTTACAGTAATAAAATCATAGGCGACATCGGAGCCGCTCGGGTATTTAACACTATAAAAGCTCCAAGCAGTAATGTAACCTCTCTTGATTCGCTCTTGATGAATTTTCTTCCACAACTCTACTTCCGATTTTACATAAGCAGCAGCGTTATTGTGTGTGGCTTTCATTGTTTCAACAATAAAAAAAGTGGGTTCAGGATTTTGTGCCTTAAGTGACAATGCAGAAAAGATCAAAAAGCAAAAAATGGAAATGTTTCTAAAAGTTTTCATCTTAGTTAATTTTTATGGGTAAAAATTTATGACTTATCAAGCATAATTGTCCTACACTGAATTAGAATTTATTCACTCCTTAATTGTGGCTGTTTTAAAATAAAGTTGCAGACAATACGATTGACTCTTACAAGTTAAGTACCTTACCATAAGTAACTTTGGCGTATTGTTTCAATTCCTTGGTATATTGTTCCAATATTTAACGCATCAAACGAAA
This portion of the Spirosomataceae bacterium TFI 002 genome encodes:
- a CDS encoding NADPH-dependent ferric siderophore reductase, contains FAD-binding and SIP domains translates to MSIIEKILKKVVLDEATISEKIELSNNAFRIRLQGESIKKSNFTPGYFLRMGIGIGKEEVSMKDKIRSYSIWDVNKSEGYMDLAIATHSNGIGSQWTIDCEVGESVYFKVKKGNFLADASADSYIMIGDLSALSHLYMINRNIGIGKQVESIIYSQEKSDLFRDIDGRTPFDFYEFSPNPSNEIIAKLKEIVPSLSGKRMVYIAGDSRVCVALNQYFRKELNWAIKTKPFWNPIKKGLE